Proteins from one Sylvia atricapilla isolate bSylAtr1 chromosome 1, bSylAtr1.pri, whole genome shotgun sequence genomic window:
- the WDR86 gene encoding WD repeat-containing protein 86 isoform X1 — MGNSGSAVKVCTDHQGGINWLSLSPDGQRLLTGSEDGTARLWSTADSQCHGHFQGHESYITFCHLENEAAFTCSADHTIRKWDVVTGQCLAIYRGHTSIVNRILVAKDYLFSGSYDRTARCWSVDKEKQIQEFRGHRNCVLTLAHYSSRDVLEEEEEEEEEEEKVSRDLLVTGSTDCTVKVWWVSSGRCYQTLLGHTGAVLCLILDAPNRELFSGSTDYTIRTWNIVTGEQLKVFKEHQGSVICLELVNRHLYSGSADRTVKCWFVDTGERIQTYKAHKHSVSTLKYHAGILFTGSGDACARAFNSRSGVLQKIFRGHKFIINCIQIHNELLYTASHDGTLRIWDIRGICKRNKRRLKKERSVQGRSSQKGSLSRLFNNKVGCMVQQENREHEAVELM, encoded by the exons ATGGGGAACAGCGGCTCGGCCGTGAAGGTGTGCACGGATCACCAAGGGGGCATCAACTGGCTGAGCCTGAGCCCCGACGGGCAGCGGCTGCTGACGGGCAGCGAGGACGGCACGGCGCGGCTCTGGAGCACCGCCGACAGCCAGTGCCACGGCCACTTCCAAG GACATGAAAGTTACATCACCTTTTGCCACCTGGAGAACGAGGCTGCCTTCACGTGCAGCGCTGACCACACCATTCGGAAGTGGGACGTGGTGACTGGGCAGTGCTTGGCCATTTACCGGGGCCACACGTCCATTGTCAACAG GATCCTGGTTGCTAAAGACTATCTCTTCAGTGGCTCCTATGACAGGACAGCCCGCTGCTGGAGCGTGGACAAGGAGAAACAAATCCAGGAATTCCGGGGCCATCGGAACTGTGTCCTGACTCTAGCTCACTATTCCTccagggatgtgctggaagaggaggaggaggaagaggaggaggaggagaaagtgaGCAGGGACCTGCTGGTGACAGGGAGCACGGACTGCACTGTGAAGGTCTGGTGGGTGTCCAGCGGGCGCTGCTACCAGACCCTGCTGGGACACACTGGGGCCGTCTTATGCCTTATACTTGATGCACCAAACAGGGAGCTGTTCTCTGGCAGCACGGATTACACCATCAGGACCTGGAATATTGTCActggagagcagctgaaagTCTTCAAAGAGCACCAAGGATCAGTAATTTGCCTAGAG cTGGTGAATCGTCACCTGTACTCGGGGAGCGCGGACAGGACAGTGAAGTGCTGGTTTGTGGACACTGGGGAGCGGATCCAGACCTACAAGGCTCACAAACACAGTGTTAGCACTTTGAAATACCATGCTGGCATCT TGTTCACAGGAAGTGGTGATGCCTGTGCAAGAGCTTTCAATTCCAGGAGTGGAGTCCTGCAGAAGATCTTCCGAGGACACAAGTTCATCATCAACTGTATCCAG ATCCACAACGAGCTGCTCTACACAGCTTCCCACGATGGCACGCTACGGATTTGGGACATCCGGGGGATATGCAAGAGAAATAAGCGGCGCTTGAAGAAGGAGAGGTCcgtgcagggcaggagctcccAGAAGGGGAGTTTGTCTCGTCTCTTCAACAATAAAGTTGGCTGTATGGTACAGCAGGAGAACAGGGAACACGAGGCTGTTGAACTGATGTGA
- the WDR86 gene encoding WD repeat-containing protein 86 isoform X2, producing MGNSGSAVKVCTDHQGGINWLSLSPDGQRLLTGSEDGTARLWSTADSQCHGHFQGHESYITFCHLENEAAFTCSADHTIRKWDVVTGQCLAIYRGHTSIVNRILVAKDYLFSGSYDRTARCWSVDKEKQIQEFRGHRNCVLTLAHYSSRDVLEEEEEEEEEEEKVSRDLLVTGSTDCTVKVWELFSGSTDYTIRTWNIVTGEQLKVFKEHQGSVICLELVNRHLYSGSADRTVKCWFVDTGERIQTYKAHKHSVSTLKYHAGILFTGSGDACARAFNSRSGVLQKIFRGHKFIINCIQIHNELLYTASHDGTLRIWDIRGICKRNKRRLKKERSVQGRSSQKGSLSRLFNNKVGCMVQQENREHEAVELM from the exons ATGGGGAACAGCGGCTCGGCCGTGAAGGTGTGCACGGATCACCAAGGGGGCATCAACTGGCTGAGCCTGAGCCCCGACGGGCAGCGGCTGCTGACGGGCAGCGAGGACGGCACGGCGCGGCTCTGGAGCACCGCCGACAGCCAGTGCCACGGCCACTTCCAAG GACATGAAAGTTACATCACCTTTTGCCACCTGGAGAACGAGGCTGCCTTCACGTGCAGCGCTGACCACACCATTCGGAAGTGGGACGTGGTGACTGGGCAGTGCTTGGCCATTTACCGGGGCCACACGTCCATTGTCAACAG GATCCTGGTTGCTAAAGACTATCTCTTCAGTGGCTCCTATGACAGGACAGCCCGCTGCTGGAGCGTGGACAAGGAGAAACAAATCCAGGAATTCCGGGGCCATCGGAACTGTGTCCTGACTCTAGCTCACTATTCCTccagggatgtgctggaagaggaggaggaggaagaggaggaggaggagaaagtgaGCAGGGACCTGCTGGTGACAGGGAGCACGGACTGCACTGTGAAGGTCTG GGAGCTGTTCTCTGGCAGCACGGATTACACCATCAGGACCTGGAATATTGTCActggagagcagctgaaagTCTTCAAAGAGCACCAAGGATCAGTAATTTGCCTAGAG cTGGTGAATCGTCACCTGTACTCGGGGAGCGCGGACAGGACAGTGAAGTGCTGGTTTGTGGACACTGGGGAGCGGATCCAGACCTACAAGGCTCACAAACACAGTGTTAGCACTTTGAAATACCATGCTGGCATCT TGTTCACAGGAAGTGGTGATGCCTGTGCAAGAGCTTTCAATTCCAGGAGTGGAGTCCTGCAGAAGATCTTCCGAGGACACAAGTTCATCATCAACTGTATCCAG ATCCACAACGAGCTGCTCTACACAGCTTCCCACGATGGCACGCTACGGATTTGGGACATCCGGGGGATATGCAAGAGAAATAAGCGGCGCTTGAAGAAGGAGAGGTCcgtgcagggcaggagctcccAGAAGGGGAGTTTGTCTCGTCTCTTCAACAATAAAGTTGGCTGTATGGTACAGCAGGAGAACAGGGAACACGAGGCTGTTGAACTGATGTGA